Proteins encoded within one genomic window of Anaerolineae bacterium:
- a CDS encoding mandelate racemase/muconate lactonizing enzyme family protein yields the protein MRISSIETFATQQVCLVRVRTDDGAEGWGQTAPFNADITATVLHRQVAPHVLGMDPLEVDALSDRVIDEEYKFPWSYICRALAGVDTALWDLQGKLAGKSVCELLGGRPRPFAVYGSSMRRDISPENEARRLAALADEKGYRAFKVRIGKKTGHDQDEWPGRTEALVPAVRQALGPHVALHVDANSCYTPPRAIEVGRLLEQCGVDHFEEPCPYWELEWTAEVAAALDVPVAGGEQDNDLAQWRRMIAMDAVDIVQPDVCYVGGMTRALRVADMAHRAGKLCVPHSANHSLVTVFALHLMGAIVNAGPFVEFSIEPQSWARELFTPTLEVSDGCVPIPEGPGWGVKVREDWLEKATHAQSG from the coding sequence ATGAGAATCAGTAGCATCGAGACCTTCGCCACTCAGCAGGTGTGCCTAGTGCGCGTGCGCACCGACGATGGCGCCGAAGGCTGGGGCCAGACTGCTCCCTTCAACGCCGACATCACCGCTACCGTCCTGCACCGGCAGGTGGCCCCCCACGTCCTGGGAATGGACCCGCTCGAGGTAGATGCCCTCTCCGACCGGGTGATAGACGAGGAGTACAAGTTCCCCTGGTCCTACATCTGTCGCGCCCTGGCCGGGGTGGACACCGCCCTTTGGGACTTGCAGGGCAAGCTGGCGGGCAAGAGCGTCTGTGAGCTCTTGGGCGGCAGGCCACGCCCCTTCGCCGTCTACGGGTCCAGCATGCGCAGGGACATCAGCCCAGAGAACGAGGCGAGGCGGCTGGCGGCTCTGGCAGACGAAAAGGGCTACCGCGCGTTCAAGGTGCGCATCGGCAAGAAGACCGGCCACGATCAGGACGAGTGGCCGGGGCGCACCGAGGCCCTCGTGCCCGCAGTACGCCAAGCCCTCGGCCCGCACGTGGCCCTGCACGTGGATGCGAACTCCTGCTACACACCCCCCAGAGCCATAGAGGTTGGCCGCTTGCTGGAGCAGTGCGGCGTGGACCACTTCGAGGAGCCCTGCCCCTACTGGGAGCTGGAGTGGACGGCCGAGGTGGCGGCGGCGCTGGACGTACCCGTCGCGGGCGGCGAGCAGGACAACGACTTGGCCCAGTGGCGGCGCATGATCGCCATGGACGCGGTGGATATCGTCCAGCCCGATGTGTGTTACGTGGGTGGGATGACGCGGGCCCTGCGTGTCGCCGACATGGCCCACCGGGCAGGCAAGCTCTGCGTCCCCCACTCCGCCAACCATTCCCTGGTGACTGTGTTCGCCCTGCACCTGATGGGCGCCATCGTCAACGCGGGTCCTTTCGTCGAGTTCTCCATCGAGCCCCAGTCCTGGGCCCGAGAGCTCTTCACGCCTACGCTGGAGGTGAGCGACGGCTGCGTGCCCATCCCTGAGGGACCCGGTTGGGGAGTGAAGGTTCGTGAGGACTGGCTGGAGAAGGCCACCCACGCCCAGTCCGGATAG
- a CDS encoding ABC transporter substrate-binding protein, with the protein MSTSAITRRTFLRVTALAGSAAALAACAGAAPAPTQPPEPEPTVAATEAPAAEATATIAPEAPTAPAKYSEAPMLAELVKAGQLPPVEERLPKEPLVQPVVEEIGQYGGIWHHCNVSIGVMPYYSFEGLINFSMDGNSVVPFLAKRWEVNEAGNEFTFYLREGTKWSDGEPFTADDLLFWFEDIVLNDELSPTKPAWLKTKGELGKLEKVDDYTIKFTFAHPYGTFLEWVANASWGMLHPKHYLMQFHPKYGDMDEINSKTKEAGFDNWYQLFGNLNDRLVNPDRPTLGPWKLMNLPDDNPRIYERNPYYFSVDEQGQQLPYIDGHQIEIVTSTEVLNFKAIAGELDYQDRHTNIMNFPLFMEGREKGDYRVILWPSWGGADAGVMINQNAGQQADASEHQQLVGDFLRNVAVRQALSIAINRDEIWNSAFLGLGEPRQMAPLKDSKYYEEGMETVWIEYDPDRAGQMLDELGFDQRDGDGFRIAADGQAIDPYIAAVDQFGPWPDTAQLTRDYWNAIGIKATATVEERSLYYTRMAAGEHQVAIWDTGGNGHVLIYPYWTCPYSTSSRIGPLSGLWYQSGGTQGIEPQGDLRRVLDILDEASVEPDEAKRDELAREIFRINLANLWTIGTVGASPMVKGIVIVKNHFRNVPDWPICSEDAVHTPANVVLAQCFIRQA; encoded by the coding sequence ATGTCAACCAGTGCTATCACCCGGCGTACGTTTCTGCGTGTGACGGCTCTGGCCGGTTCAGCGGCTGCTCTGGCCGCCTGCGCTGGGGCCGCTCCTGCTCCCACTCAGCCTCCTGAGCCCGAGCCTACCGTGGCCGCCACGGAGGCGCCAGCAGCGGAGGCGACCGCCACCATTGCTCCGGAAGCCCCGACTGCTCCAGCCAAGTACTCCGAGGCGCCCATGCTGGCCGAACTGGTGAAGGCAGGACAGCTGCCACCCGTCGAGGAGCGTCTCCCCAAAGAGCCACTGGTGCAGCCTGTGGTGGAGGAGATCGGGCAGTATGGCGGCATCTGGCACCACTGCAACGTCAGCATAGGCGTGATGCCCTACTACAGCTTCGAGGGGCTGATCAACTTCAGCATGGATGGCAACTCGGTGGTGCCCTTCTTGGCCAAGCGGTGGGAAGTCAATGAGGCCGGCAACGAGTTCACCTTCTATCTGCGTGAGGGCACCAAGTGGTCGGACGGCGAGCCCTTCACTGCCGACGACCTTCTCTTCTGGTTCGAAGATATTGTCCTCAACGACGAGCTATCCCCGACCAAGCCCGCCTGGCTGAAGACCAAGGGGGAACTGGGCAAGCTGGAGAAGGTGGACGACTATACTATCAAGTTCACTTTCGCTCACCCCTATGGCACCTTTCTGGAGTGGGTCGCCAACGCCTCCTGGGGGATGCTGCACCCAAAGCACTATCTGATGCAGTTCCACCCCAAGTATGGCGACATGGATGAGATCAACTCCAAGACCAAAGAGGCAGGCTTCGACAACTGGTATCAGCTCTTTGGCAACCTAAACGACCGGCTGGTCAACCCTGACCGTCCAACCTTGGGCCCCTGGAAGCTGATGAATCTGCCCGATGATAACCCTCGCATCTACGAGCGCAATCCGTACTACTTCTCGGTGGACGAACAGGGTCAGCAGCTTCCGTATATCGACGGCCACCAGATCGAGATAGTCACCAGCACCGAGGTGCTCAACTTCAAAGCCATCGCTGGCGAACTGGACTATCAGGACCGTCACACCAACATCATGAATTTCCCTCTGTTCATGGAGGGGCGGGAGAAGGGCGACTATCGCGTCATCCTGTGGCCCAGCTGGGGCGGCGCCGATGCAGGCGTGATGATCAACCAGAACGCGGGCCAGCAGGCAGACGCCAGTGAGCATCAGCAGTTGGTGGGTGATTTCCTGCGTAACGTCGCAGTCCGCCAGGCCTTGTCCATCGCCATCAACCGGGACGAGATATGGAATTCAGCCTTCCTGGGTCTGGGCGAGCCTCGGCAGATGGCTCCTCTTAAGGACTCCAAGTACTATGAGGAAGGAATGGAGACCGTCTGGATCGAATACGATCCGGACAGGGCTGGCCAAATGCTCGACGAACTTGGGTTCGATCAGAGGGACGGCGACGGCTTCCGAATAGCGGCTGACGGCCAGGCCATAGACCCATATATCGCCGCGGTGGACCAGTTCGGGCCCTGGCCGGACACGGCCCAGTTGACGCGCGACTACTGGAACGCCATCGGGATCAAGGCTACTGCCACCGTAGAGGAGCGTTCGCTCTACTACACCCGCATGGCCGCCGGCGAGCACCAGGTCGCCATCTGGGACACAGGTGGCAACGGCCATGTCCTCATCTACCCCTACTGGACCTGCCCCTACTCCACTTCGAGCCGCATCGGCCCGCTGTCCGGGCTGTGGTACCAGTCAGGCGGAACTCAGGGCATCGAGCCCCAGGGAGACTTGCGCCGGGTGCTGGACATCCTGGATGAGGCCAGTGTAGAGCCGGATGAGGCCAAGCGCGACGAGCTAGCGCGGGAGATATTCCGCATCAACCTCGCCAATCTGTGGACCATCGGCACCGTCGGCGCCAGCCCCATGGTCAAGGGCATTGTGATCGTCAAGAATCACTTCCGCAATGTGCCC